The following are from one region of the Lynx canadensis isolate LIC74 chromosome D4, mLynCan4.pri.v2, whole genome shotgun sequence genome:
- the LOC115499833 gene encoding stimulated by retinoic acid gene 6 protein-like isoform X3, protein MAPVSAQWTWSSSSITPSSHQREHRKQRDDTSHLLGNRFGIIIPLDFVGTFSNRWSYGIAFGATANKVMFLFSEGYQPLHIPQWAQAFVLLIGGMEVGLSHFPFFACLSSEFRLVSSILGFSYSLIWFAVTILYIIQCPHGQFLGKYETVMFYWPSLLCLAFLLGRFLHMFVKSLRVHLGWELQMEEKPFLEVHQAEHVKRLLRRAPLQETKKSWFQTRVYEWDPCFQFPSRMIGTTVLAFICLYLFIVIEFCMFMYVRDELDVFEGELENYIASMNQMGTLTPVILQVKELMNVSKGVWLVTILPASLTCVSYLFHILACYRKHIKRLWAGNKHFLPLKFHHPSSSKSVVAIARYSGWQIAYILWGYLIIHVVQSLCGLMIMYSLVLPVVHNQGLEMLQGLGIGTLTISIVLGLMILQVWIATSFFLQPKMSTADKQKPLALNNRKAFHNFNYFLFFYNVLLGLGACLSRLLISCILGTWLIARIDRTIMQNGYEGADMGFSAWIGMLYVDHYHTNPVLVSFCNILITGHRERRLQQAIKYWCLNQSAGPRVSARSRTRWLLLQTLVNNPKLVMLRKSRPGHSSREFAQILLMGSES, encoded by the exons ATGGCACCTGTATCAGCTCAGTGGACATGGAGCTCTTCCTCCATTACTCCCTCATCCCATCA ACGAGAGCACCGTAAGCAGAGAGATGATACTTCTCACCTCCTGGGGAACCGCTTTGGAATCATCAT ACCTCTGGACTTTGTGGGCACCTTTAGTAACCGATGGTCTTATGGAATCGCCTTTGGGGCCACAGCCAATAAAGTCATGTTCTTGTTCTCAGAAGGGTACCAGCCCTTACATATCCCTCAGTGGGCACAAG CCTTTGTACTTCTGATTGGAGGCATGGAAGTCGGCCTGTCTCACTTCCCCTTCTTTGCCTGCCTCTCGTCGGAGTTCCGGCTGGTCAGCTCCATCCTTGGCTTCAGCTACTCTCTGATCTG GTTTGCTGTCACCATCCTTTACATCATACAGTGTCCCCATGGGCAG TTTTTGGGGAAGTACGAGACCGTCATGTTCTACTGGCCCTCACTGCTGTGCCTGGCCTTCCTGCTGGGCCGCTTCCTTCACATGTTTGTCAAGTCGCTGAGGGTCCACCTGGGCTGGGAGCTGCAGATG GAAGAAAAGCCTTTCCTGGAAGTTCACCAGGCGGAGCATGTCAAGCGGCTCCTGAGGAGGGCCCCCCTGCA gGAGACTAAAAAGTCCTGGTTCCAAACCAGGGTGTATGAGTGGGACCCCTGCTTTCAGTTCCCAAGCAGAATGATTGGAACCACTGTGTTGGCTTTCATATGCCTGTACCTT TTCATTGTCATTGAGTTCTGCATGTTCATGTATGTGAGAGACGAGCTGGATGTGTTTGAAGGGGAGCTGGAGAACTACATCGCCTCCATGAACCAGATGGGGACCCTGACCCCTGTCATCCTGCAGGTGAAAGAGCTGATGAACGTCAGCAAAG GAGTCTGGCTGGTGACCATCTTGCCCGCCTCCCTCACGTGTGTGAGCTATCTGTTCCACATACTGGCCTGTTACAG AAAGCACATTAAGAGGCTGTGGGCAGGAAATAAACACTTTCTCCCTTTGAAGTTCCATCATCCTTCCTCCTCGAAGAGTGTG GTGGCCATTGCAAGGTACTCTGGCTGGCAAATAGCCTATATTCTGTGGG GCTACCTCATCATCCACGTGGTACAGAGCCTGTGTGGCCTGATGATCATGTACAGCCTGGTGTTGCCTGTCGTCCACAACCAGGGCCTGGAGATGCTCCAAGGACTGGGCATCGGGAC CCTCACCATATCCATCGTCCTGGGTCTCATGATCCTGCAGGTATGGATCGCCACCAGCTTCTTCCTGCAGCCAAAGATGAGCACGGCTGACAAGCAGAAGCCCTTGGCTCTCAACAACAG GAAAGCCTTCCACAACTTCAACTACTTTCTGTTCTTCTACAACGTGCTCCTGGGCCTGGGCGCCTGCCTCTCCAGGCTGCTCATCAGCTGCATCCTGGGCACGTGGCTGATTGCGCGCATCGACAGGACCATCATGCAGAATGGCTATGAGGGTGCAGACATGG GGTTCAGCGCCTGGATTGGCATGCTCTATGTGGATCATTATCATACCAACCCTGTGCTCGTCAGCTTTTGTAACATCCTGATCACAGGGCACAGGGAGCGGAGGCTGCAGCAGGCCATCAAATACTGGTGCCTAAATCAGTCAGCAG GTCCCCGAGTCTCAGCCAGGTCCAGGACGCGGTGGCTTCTGCTGCAGACCCTGGTCAACAATCCCAAACTAGTCATGCTCAGAAAATCAAGACCAGGTCATAGCTCCCGGGAGTTTGCCCAGATTCTTTTGATGGGCTCAGAGAGCTGA
- the LOC115499833 gene encoding stimulated by retinoic acid gene 6 protein-like isoform X4: MISANSRTRQLNGTCISSVDMELFLHYSLIPSLFIILVLSFLQRREHRKQRDDTSHLLGNRFGIIIPLDFVGTFSNRWSYGIAFGATANKVMFLFSEGYQPLHIPQWAQAFVLLIGGMEVGLSHFPFFACLSSEFRLVSSILGFSYSLIWFAVTILYIIQCPHGQFLGKYETVMFYWPSLLCLAFLLGRFLHMFVKSLRVHLGWELQMEEKPFLEVHQAEHVKRLLRRAPLQETKKSWFQTRVYEWDPCFQFPSRMIGTTVLAFICLYLFIVIEFCMFMYVRDELDVFEGELENYIASMNQMGTLTPVILQVKELMNVSKGVWLVTILPASLTCVSYLFHILACYRKHIKRLWAGNKHFLPLKFHHPSSSKSVVAIARYSGWQIAYILWGYLIIHVVQSLCGLMIMYSLVLPVVHNQGLEMLQGLGIGTLTISIVLGLMILQVWIATSFFLQPKMSTADKQKPLALNNRKAFHNFNYFLFFYNVLLGLGACLSRLLISCILGTWLIARIDRTIMQNGYEGADMGFSAWIGMLYVDHYHTNPVLVSFCNILITGHRERRLQQAIKYWCLNQSAGHSRMTAPERTRATQPLSPAL, translated from the exons AACCAGGCAGCTAAATGGCACCTGTATCAGCTCAGTGGACATGGAGCTCTTCCTCCATTACTCCCTCATCCCATCA CTTTTCATCATTTTGGTCTTGTCCTTTCTCCAAAGACGAGAGCACCGTAAGCAGAGAGATGATACTTCTCACCTCCTGGGGAACCGCTTTGGAATCATCAT ACCTCTGGACTTTGTGGGCACCTTTAGTAACCGATGGTCTTATGGAATCGCCTTTGGGGCCACAGCCAATAAAGTCATGTTCTTGTTCTCAGAAGGGTACCAGCCCTTACATATCCCTCAGTGGGCACAAG CCTTTGTACTTCTGATTGGAGGCATGGAAGTCGGCCTGTCTCACTTCCCCTTCTTTGCCTGCCTCTCGTCGGAGTTCCGGCTGGTCAGCTCCATCCTTGGCTTCAGCTACTCTCTGATCTG GTTTGCTGTCACCATCCTTTACATCATACAGTGTCCCCATGGGCAG TTTTTGGGGAAGTACGAGACCGTCATGTTCTACTGGCCCTCACTGCTGTGCCTGGCCTTCCTGCTGGGCCGCTTCCTTCACATGTTTGTCAAGTCGCTGAGGGTCCACCTGGGCTGGGAGCTGCAGATG GAAGAAAAGCCTTTCCTGGAAGTTCACCAGGCGGAGCATGTCAAGCGGCTCCTGAGGAGGGCCCCCCTGCA gGAGACTAAAAAGTCCTGGTTCCAAACCAGGGTGTATGAGTGGGACCCCTGCTTTCAGTTCCCAAGCAGAATGATTGGAACCACTGTGTTGGCTTTCATATGCCTGTACCTT TTCATTGTCATTGAGTTCTGCATGTTCATGTATGTGAGAGACGAGCTGGATGTGTTTGAAGGGGAGCTGGAGAACTACATCGCCTCCATGAACCAGATGGGGACCCTGACCCCTGTCATCCTGCAGGTGAAAGAGCTGATGAACGTCAGCAAAG GAGTCTGGCTGGTGACCATCTTGCCCGCCTCCCTCACGTGTGTGAGCTATCTGTTCCACATACTGGCCTGTTACAG AAAGCACATTAAGAGGCTGTGGGCAGGAAATAAACACTTTCTCCCTTTGAAGTTCCATCATCCTTCCTCCTCGAAGAGTGTG GTGGCCATTGCAAGGTACTCTGGCTGGCAAATAGCCTATATTCTGTGGG GCTACCTCATCATCCACGTGGTACAGAGCCTGTGTGGCCTGATGATCATGTACAGCCTGGTGTTGCCTGTCGTCCACAACCAGGGCCTGGAGATGCTCCAAGGACTGGGCATCGGGAC CCTCACCATATCCATCGTCCTGGGTCTCATGATCCTGCAGGTATGGATCGCCACCAGCTTCTTCCTGCAGCCAAAGATGAGCACGGCTGACAAGCAGAAGCCCTTGGCTCTCAACAACAG GAAAGCCTTCCACAACTTCAACTACTTTCTGTTCTTCTACAACGTGCTCCTGGGCCTGGGCGCCTGCCTCTCCAGGCTGCTCATCAGCTGCATCCTGGGCACGTGGCTGATTGCGCGCATCGACAGGACCATCATGCAGAATGGCTATGAGGGTGCAGACATGG GGTTCAGCGCCTGGATTGGCATGCTCTATGTGGATCATTATCATACCAACCCTGTGCTCGTCAGCTTTTGTAACATCCTGATCACAGGGCACAGGGAGCGGAGGCTGCAGCAGGCCATCAAATACTGGTGCCTAAATCAGTCAGCAG GCCATTCCAGGATGACTGCTCCAGAGAGGACCCGGGCTACCCAGCCGCTGTCCCCTGCATTGTGA
- the LOC115499833 gene encoding stimulated by retinoic acid gene 6 protein-like isoform X1 → MISANSRTRQLNGTCISSVDMELFLHYSLIPSLFIILVLSFLQRREHRKQRDDTSHLLGNRFGIIIPLDFVGTFSNRWSYGIAFGATANKVMFLFSEGYQPLHIPQWAQAFVLLIGGMEVGLSHFPFFACLSSEFRLVSSILGFSYSLIWFAVTILYIIQCPHGQFLGKYETVMFYWPSLLCLAFLLGRFLHMFVKSLRVHLGWELQMEEKPFLEVHQAEHVKRLLRRAPLQETKKSWFQTRVYEWDPCFQFPSRMIGTTVLAFICLYLFIVIEFCMFMYVRDELDVFEGELENYIASMNQMGTLTPVILQVKELMNVSKGVWLVTILPASLTCVSYLFHILACYRKHIKRLWAGNKHFLPLKFHHPSSSKSVVAIARYSGWQIAYILWGYLIIHVVQSLCGLMIMYSLVLPVVHNQGLEMLQGLGIGTLTISIVLGLMILQVWIATSFFLQPKMSTADKQKPLALNNRKAFHNFNYFLFFYNVLLGLGACLSRLLISCILGTWLIARIDRTIMQNGYEGADMGFSAWIGMLYVDHYHTNPVLVSFCNILITGHRERRLQQAIKYWCLNQSAGPRVSARSRTRWLLLQTLVNNPKLVMLRKSRPGHSSREFAQILLMGSES, encoded by the exons AACCAGGCAGCTAAATGGCACCTGTATCAGCTCAGTGGACATGGAGCTCTTCCTCCATTACTCCCTCATCCCATCA CTTTTCATCATTTTGGTCTTGTCCTTTCTCCAAAGACGAGAGCACCGTAAGCAGAGAGATGATACTTCTCACCTCCTGGGGAACCGCTTTGGAATCATCAT ACCTCTGGACTTTGTGGGCACCTTTAGTAACCGATGGTCTTATGGAATCGCCTTTGGGGCCACAGCCAATAAAGTCATGTTCTTGTTCTCAGAAGGGTACCAGCCCTTACATATCCCTCAGTGGGCACAAG CCTTTGTACTTCTGATTGGAGGCATGGAAGTCGGCCTGTCTCACTTCCCCTTCTTTGCCTGCCTCTCGTCGGAGTTCCGGCTGGTCAGCTCCATCCTTGGCTTCAGCTACTCTCTGATCTG GTTTGCTGTCACCATCCTTTACATCATACAGTGTCCCCATGGGCAG TTTTTGGGGAAGTACGAGACCGTCATGTTCTACTGGCCCTCACTGCTGTGCCTGGCCTTCCTGCTGGGCCGCTTCCTTCACATGTTTGTCAAGTCGCTGAGGGTCCACCTGGGCTGGGAGCTGCAGATG GAAGAAAAGCCTTTCCTGGAAGTTCACCAGGCGGAGCATGTCAAGCGGCTCCTGAGGAGGGCCCCCCTGCA gGAGACTAAAAAGTCCTGGTTCCAAACCAGGGTGTATGAGTGGGACCCCTGCTTTCAGTTCCCAAGCAGAATGATTGGAACCACTGTGTTGGCTTTCATATGCCTGTACCTT TTCATTGTCATTGAGTTCTGCATGTTCATGTATGTGAGAGACGAGCTGGATGTGTTTGAAGGGGAGCTGGAGAACTACATCGCCTCCATGAACCAGATGGGGACCCTGACCCCTGTCATCCTGCAGGTGAAAGAGCTGATGAACGTCAGCAAAG GAGTCTGGCTGGTGACCATCTTGCCCGCCTCCCTCACGTGTGTGAGCTATCTGTTCCACATACTGGCCTGTTACAG AAAGCACATTAAGAGGCTGTGGGCAGGAAATAAACACTTTCTCCCTTTGAAGTTCCATCATCCTTCCTCCTCGAAGAGTGTG GTGGCCATTGCAAGGTACTCTGGCTGGCAAATAGCCTATATTCTGTGGG GCTACCTCATCATCCACGTGGTACAGAGCCTGTGTGGCCTGATGATCATGTACAGCCTGGTGTTGCCTGTCGTCCACAACCAGGGCCTGGAGATGCTCCAAGGACTGGGCATCGGGAC CCTCACCATATCCATCGTCCTGGGTCTCATGATCCTGCAGGTATGGATCGCCACCAGCTTCTTCCTGCAGCCAAAGATGAGCACGGCTGACAAGCAGAAGCCCTTGGCTCTCAACAACAG GAAAGCCTTCCACAACTTCAACTACTTTCTGTTCTTCTACAACGTGCTCCTGGGCCTGGGCGCCTGCCTCTCCAGGCTGCTCATCAGCTGCATCCTGGGCACGTGGCTGATTGCGCGCATCGACAGGACCATCATGCAGAATGGCTATGAGGGTGCAGACATGG GGTTCAGCGCCTGGATTGGCATGCTCTATGTGGATCATTATCATACCAACCCTGTGCTCGTCAGCTTTTGTAACATCCTGATCACAGGGCACAGGGAGCGGAGGCTGCAGCAGGCCATCAAATACTGGTGCCTAAATCAGTCAGCAG GTCCCCGAGTCTCAGCCAGGTCCAGGACGCGGTGGCTTCTGCTGCAGACCCTGGTCAACAATCCCAAACTAGTCATGCTCAGAAAATCAAGACCAGGTCATAGCTCCCGGGAGTTTGCCCAGATTCTTTTGATGGGCTCAGAGAGCTGA
- the LOC115499833 gene encoding stimulated by retinoic acid gene 6 protein-like isoform X2: MELFLHYSLIPSLFIILVLSFLQRREHRKQRDDTSHLLGNRFGIIIPLDFVGTFSNRWSYGIAFGATANKVMFLFSEGYQPLHIPQWAQAFVLLIGGMEVGLSHFPFFACLSSEFRLVSSILGFSYSLIWFAVTILYIIQCPHGQFLGKYETVMFYWPSLLCLAFLLGRFLHMFVKSLRVHLGWELQMEEKPFLEVHQAEHVKRLLRRAPLQETKKSWFQTRVYEWDPCFQFPSRMIGTTVLAFICLYLFIVIEFCMFMYVRDELDVFEGELENYIASMNQMGTLTPVILQVKELMNVSKGVWLVTILPASLTCVSYLFHILACYRKHIKRLWAGNKHFLPLKFHHPSSSKSVVAIARYSGWQIAYILWGYLIIHVVQSLCGLMIMYSLVLPVVHNQGLEMLQGLGIGTLTISIVLGLMILQVWIATSFFLQPKMSTADKQKPLALNNRKAFHNFNYFLFFYNVLLGLGACLSRLLISCILGTWLIARIDRTIMQNGYEGADMGFSAWIGMLYVDHYHTNPVLVSFCNILITGHRERRLQQAIKYWCLNQSAGPRVSARSRTRWLLLQTLVNNPKLVMLRKSRPGHSSREFAQILLMGSES, from the exons ATGGAGCTCTTCCTCCATTACTCCCTCATCCCATCA CTTTTCATCATTTTGGTCTTGTCCTTTCTCCAAAGACGAGAGCACCGTAAGCAGAGAGATGATACTTCTCACCTCCTGGGGAACCGCTTTGGAATCATCAT ACCTCTGGACTTTGTGGGCACCTTTAGTAACCGATGGTCTTATGGAATCGCCTTTGGGGCCACAGCCAATAAAGTCATGTTCTTGTTCTCAGAAGGGTACCAGCCCTTACATATCCCTCAGTGGGCACAAG CCTTTGTACTTCTGATTGGAGGCATGGAAGTCGGCCTGTCTCACTTCCCCTTCTTTGCCTGCCTCTCGTCGGAGTTCCGGCTGGTCAGCTCCATCCTTGGCTTCAGCTACTCTCTGATCTG GTTTGCTGTCACCATCCTTTACATCATACAGTGTCCCCATGGGCAG TTTTTGGGGAAGTACGAGACCGTCATGTTCTACTGGCCCTCACTGCTGTGCCTGGCCTTCCTGCTGGGCCGCTTCCTTCACATGTTTGTCAAGTCGCTGAGGGTCCACCTGGGCTGGGAGCTGCAGATG GAAGAAAAGCCTTTCCTGGAAGTTCACCAGGCGGAGCATGTCAAGCGGCTCCTGAGGAGGGCCCCCCTGCA gGAGACTAAAAAGTCCTGGTTCCAAACCAGGGTGTATGAGTGGGACCCCTGCTTTCAGTTCCCAAGCAGAATGATTGGAACCACTGTGTTGGCTTTCATATGCCTGTACCTT TTCATTGTCATTGAGTTCTGCATGTTCATGTATGTGAGAGACGAGCTGGATGTGTTTGAAGGGGAGCTGGAGAACTACATCGCCTCCATGAACCAGATGGGGACCCTGACCCCTGTCATCCTGCAGGTGAAAGAGCTGATGAACGTCAGCAAAG GAGTCTGGCTGGTGACCATCTTGCCCGCCTCCCTCACGTGTGTGAGCTATCTGTTCCACATACTGGCCTGTTACAG AAAGCACATTAAGAGGCTGTGGGCAGGAAATAAACACTTTCTCCCTTTGAAGTTCCATCATCCTTCCTCCTCGAAGAGTGTG GTGGCCATTGCAAGGTACTCTGGCTGGCAAATAGCCTATATTCTGTGGG GCTACCTCATCATCCACGTGGTACAGAGCCTGTGTGGCCTGATGATCATGTACAGCCTGGTGTTGCCTGTCGTCCACAACCAGGGCCTGGAGATGCTCCAAGGACTGGGCATCGGGAC CCTCACCATATCCATCGTCCTGGGTCTCATGATCCTGCAGGTATGGATCGCCACCAGCTTCTTCCTGCAGCCAAAGATGAGCACGGCTGACAAGCAGAAGCCCTTGGCTCTCAACAACAG GAAAGCCTTCCACAACTTCAACTACTTTCTGTTCTTCTACAACGTGCTCCTGGGCCTGGGCGCCTGCCTCTCCAGGCTGCTCATCAGCTGCATCCTGGGCACGTGGCTGATTGCGCGCATCGACAGGACCATCATGCAGAATGGCTATGAGGGTGCAGACATGG GGTTCAGCGCCTGGATTGGCATGCTCTATGTGGATCATTATCATACCAACCCTGTGCTCGTCAGCTTTTGTAACATCCTGATCACAGGGCACAGGGAGCGGAGGCTGCAGCAGGCCATCAAATACTGGTGCCTAAATCAGTCAGCAG GTCCCCGAGTCTCAGCCAGGTCCAGGACGCGGTGGCTTCTGCTGCAGACCCTGGTCAACAATCCCAAACTAGTCATGCTCAGAAAATCAAGACCAGGTCATAGCTCCCGGGAGTTTGCCCAGATTCTTTTGATGGGCTCAGAGAGCTGA